In Nitrospira sp., a single genomic region encodes these proteins:
- the argC gene encoding N-acetyl-gamma-glutamyl-phosphate reductase, translating into MKKNRIAIAGASGYAGAELLRLVALHPQFELATVTSEKSAGMAVASVFPSLAGLVSHSFQSLAPETLLADADAVFLALPHTKSLDPVAACMKVGKPVVDLSADYRLKNPAAYEQWYQTPHCHAHLLKEAVYGLPELHRDAIANTRLVASPGCYPTAAILQLAPLFAHDLVQPDTVVIDAKSGISGAGRSPALPYHFPEAHESLEPYKIGQHRHIPEIEQELNALLPGRPAADTAASRVAFTPHLVPMNRGILSTAYCRLKRHMPLADLRALYRTYYIGAPFVRLSEDIVPNPRYIKGSNYCDIGIYADQRAGWVITVAAVDNLVKGAAGQAIQAMNLMLNLPEAMGLTAPAAYP; encoded by the coding sequence ATGAAAAAAAATCGAATCGCCATTGCAGGGGCCAGCGGCTACGCGGGAGCGGAACTGCTCCGGCTGGTCGCGCTGCATCCGCAGTTCGAGTTGGCGACCGTCACCTCGGAAAAATCGGCCGGCATGGCCGTGGCCTCGGTCTTCCCGAGCCTCGCCGGCCTCGTCTCCCATTCGTTTCAGTCCCTGGCCCCGGAGACGCTGCTGGCGGACGCCGACGCCGTCTTCCTGGCCCTGCCTCATACGAAATCGCTGGACCCCGTCGCCGCCTGCATGAAGGTCGGCAAGCCCGTCGTGGACCTCAGCGCCGACTACCGATTGAAGAATCCCGCGGCCTACGAACAGTGGTATCAGACACCGCACTGCCATGCGCACCTCTTGAAAGAGGCGGTGTATGGTCTTCCGGAATTGCATCGCGACGCCATCGCCAACACGCGGCTGGTCGCTTCTCCCGGATGCTATCCGACCGCGGCGATTCTCCAACTGGCTCCGCTGTTTGCGCACGACCTCGTTCAGCCGGATACAGTCGTGATCGACGCCAAGTCCGGCATTTCCGGCGCCGGAAGAAGCCCGGCTCTGCCTTATCACTTTCCTGAAGCGCATGAATCGCTCGAACCCTACAAGATCGGCCAGCACCGCCATATCCCCGAAATCGAGCAAGAGTTGAACGCGTTGCTTCCCGGACGACCGGCTGCAGACACCGCCGCGTCGAGGGTCGCCTTCACGCCTCACCTCGTCCCGATGAACCGTGGGATCTTGAGCACGGCGTACTGCCGGCTGAAACGCCACATGCCGCTGGCGGACCTTCGGGCTCTCTACCGCACGTATTACATTGGCGCGCCTTTCGTGAGACTATCCGAGGACATTGTCCCCAACCCCCGATACATCAAGGGATCGAATTACTGCGACATCGGCATCTATGCCGACCAGCGTGCCGGATGGGTGATCACCGTCGCCGCCGTCGACAATCTGGTCAAGGGCGCAGCCGGCCAGGCGATCCAAGCGATGAACCTCATGTTGAACCTGCCCGAAGCCATGGGACTCACGGCTCCCGCCGCCTATCCCTGA
- the tsf gene encoding translation elongation factor Ts, with the protein MAGSSQLVKELREKTGAGILDCQKALQENGDDIEKAVDYLRQKGLAAAQKKAGRETNQGLIHAYIHMGGKIGVLIEVNCETDFVARNEEFKAFVNDLALQVAAAKPQYVRREDVPGGTVDKERSIYEGQAKEMGKPPAAWPKIVEGKLEKFFQESCLIEQAFIKDPAVTVKDLLAQKIAKIGENMNIRRFTRYQLGES; encoded by the coding sequence ATGGCTGGTTCAAGTCAACTCGTCAAAGAGCTCAGGGAGAAAACCGGTGCCGGAATCCTCGATTGTCAGAAGGCGCTCCAGGAAAACGGAGACGACATTGAAAAGGCCGTGGACTATCTGCGGCAGAAAGGCCTCGCGGCCGCCCAGAAGAAGGCGGGACGCGAGACCAACCAAGGTCTGATCCACGCCTACATCCACATGGGAGGCAAAATCGGGGTCCTGATCGAAGTCAATTGCGAGACCGACTTCGTCGCCCGCAACGAGGAATTCAAGGCCTTCGTCAACGATCTCGCCCTTCAGGTGGCCGCGGCCAAGCCGCAATATGTCCGGCGCGAGGATGTGCCTGGCGGCACCGTGGACAAAGAGCGCTCGATCTACGAAGGCCAAGCCAAGGAGATGGGCAAGCCCCCTGCCGCATGGCCCAAGATCGTCGAAGGCAAGCTCGAAAAGTTTTTTCAGGAGAGTTGCCTGATTGAACAGGCCTTCATTAAGGATCCGGCCGTCACGGTGAAGGATCTGCTCGCTCAAAAGATCGCCAAGATCGGCGAGAACATGAACATCCGGCGCTTTACCCGCTATCAATTGGGCGAATCATGA
- a CDS encoding outer membrane protein transport protein has product MRQAVVVEWAGGLSDWIRLRRVRVGRLSGVVLTLVGLCGAAAAPRIASAQVPRIQGQGTAASAMGNAFAAQADDPSAVHYNPAGLTGLHAVEFMGGLLLSGGTTRFAGPTGVTATGDRNGSVAWPPPAHLYLTANFQDLGLRALGPLSAGIGVTSPFGSLMRWPTDGPFRSATVFNTLPLLDIKPTVAYELVRGLSLGVGADIYTFSELVGEGQVERQSIWPGGLGIPAGARIELLGADTAAGFNVSLLYTALRNSDGRPLINIGFVYRSQATLHLSGAFLANGAKVSDATATLVLPSVMTGAVAVWPHRTAAHEWKVELDVDRVGWHTVKNLDVHLANGATIPQPLSWHTTYAVMVGTEYKWLALEALPSWDVALRAGYTNQQTQMPDVSFDPGVPSADVNILGGGVGFLCHAAGSFLGLVRCGDVGVGAVRMKGIGLDLSYQASLYETRIIVGNRNPTVNGTYRTVLHTGGLSLRLLF; this is encoded by the coding sequence ATGAGGCAGGCCGTCGTAGTGGAATGGGCCGGCGGACTGTCAGACTGGATTCGACTGAGGAGGGTCCGGGTCGGCCGGCTGTCCGGCGTGGTCCTCACGCTCGTGGGGTTGTGCGGCGCGGCGGCTGCGCCCCGGATAGCGTCGGCTCAGGTGCCTCGTATACAAGGCCAGGGCACGGCGGCTTCGGCTATGGGCAATGCCTTTGCCGCGCAAGCGGACGATCCGTCCGCCGTTCACTATAATCCCGCCGGGCTCACCGGGCTTCACGCGGTCGAATTCATGGGAGGGTTGCTGCTGTCGGGTGGCACGACCAGGTTTGCCGGTCCGACCGGCGTGACAGCCACCGGGGACCGAAACGGCAGTGTGGCCTGGCCGCCGCCTGCCCATCTCTATCTGACCGCCAATTTTCAGGACCTTGGGCTGAGAGCCCTGGGGCCGCTTTCGGCGGGGATCGGCGTCACATCACCGTTTGGCTCGTTGATGCGGTGGCCCACTGACGGCCCTTTTCGCAGCGCCACGGTCTTCAATACGCTTCCGCTGCTGGACATCAAACCGACGGTGGCCTATGAGCTGGTCCGTGGCCTGTCCTTGGGGGTGGGGGCCGATATCTACACCTTTTCCGAATTGGTAGGAGAGGGACAGGTCGAGAGGCAGTCGATCTGGCCCGGCGGGTTGGGCATCCCGGCCGGCGCTCGAATCGAGCTGCTCGGCGCCGATACGGCGGCTGGTTTCAACGTGAGTCTGTTGTACACCGCGCTGCGAAATTCAGACGGGCGGCCCCTCATCAACATCGGCTTCGTCTATAGAAGTCAGGCGACTCTGCATCTCTCAGGTGCATTTCTGGCCAACGGAGCCAAGGTGTCCGACGCCACGGCGACGTTGGTCCTGCCGTCTGTCATGACCGGCGCCGTCGCCGTGTGGCCGCATCGTACAGCGGCTCATGAATGGAAAGTGGAACTGGATGTCGACCGGGTCGGCTGGCATACGGTGAAGAACCTCGATGTGCATCTGGCGAACGGAGCGACGATTCCTCAACCGCTGAGTTGGCATACTACCTATGCGGTCATGGTGGGCACCGAATACAAGTGGCTTGCGCTTGAGGCGCTGCCTTCGTGGGACGTGGCGTTGCGCGCCGGCTATACCAACCAGCAGACGCAGATGCCGGATGTCTCGTTCGACCCCGGCGTGCCATCTGCCGACGTGAATATTCTTGGAGGGGGCGTGGGATTCCTCTGTCATGCCGCCGGCTCGTTCTTAGGGTTGGTCCGCTGCGGAGACGTTGGGGTAGGGGCGGTCAGAATGAAAGGCATCGGCCTCGACCTGTCTTACCAGGCTTCCCTGTATGAGACGCGTATCATCGTCGGCAACCGTAATCCGACCGTGAACGGTACGTACAGGACGGTGTTGCATACCGGAGGACTCTCGCTCCGTCTGTTGTTCTAG
- the alr gene encoding alanine racemase, with the protein MLTTYAHIDLASLVHNLTQIRRYLSGNAAVLAVVKANAYGHGAAETAKALVRHGLSVLGVVSVAEGLALREAGIAADIVVLGPAFDEQLPDVLHSRLTLVVGDQPRLTALARAAAAKQLSVPVHLKVETGMGRLGFSADEMPLVLDSLRKETSLRVEGMMTHLSDADGKTSDYTEQQLARFHEALEFLKARGLHPPLIHAANSAAIVRYPQAHFSLVRPGIMLYGYHTLPASVSAPPLKPVMTLRTTIAHLRTVRPETSISYNRTFVAARPSRIAVLPIGYADGYSRRLSNRGAVLIQGKRAPIVGMICMDMTMVDVTDIPAARIGDEVVLIGRQDQETIGADEIAQWSGTIPYEVLCGIGPRVPRIYG; encoded by the coding sequence GTGCTCACCACCTACGCTCACATCGATCTTGCCTCCCTCGTCCATAACCTCACCCAGATCCGACGATACCTCTCCGGCAACGCCGCCGTCTTGGCCGTCGTCAAGGCCAATGCGTACGGACACGGCGCCGCGGAAACGGCCAAGGCGCTGGTACGTCACGGCCTGTCCGTGCTCGGCGTCGTCTCGGTCGCCGAAGGTCTCGCCTTGCGGGAGGCCGGCATCGCGGCGGACATCGTCGTGCTGGGTCCGGCGTTCGACGAGCAACTCCCGGACGTCTTGCACAGTCGGCTGACGCTCGTCGTCGGCGATCAGCCGCGATTGACCGCCCTGGCACGCGCAGCCGCCGCGAAACAGCTGTCCGTGCCCGTTCACCTGAAAGTCGAGACCGGCATGGGCAGGCTCGGATTCTCAGCGGACGAGATGCCGCTCGTACTCGACTCCCTCCGGAAAGAAACCTCGCTGAGGGTCGAGGGGATGATGACGCACCTTTCGGATGCCGACGGAAAAACTTCGGACTATACCGAGCAGCAACTGGCCAGGTTTCACGAGGCACTCGAGTTCCTCAAGGCGCGCGGACTTCATCCCCCGTTGATTCACGCGGCCAACAGCGCCGCCATCGTCCGGTACCCCCAAGCGCACTTCTCGTTGGTGCGGCCCGGCATCATGCTGTACGGCTATCACACCCTTCCCGCCTCCGTGTCCGCCCCGCCGCTCAAACCGGTGATGACCTTGCGGACGACCATCGCGCACCTGCGAACAGTCAGGCCGGAGACCTCCATCAGCTACAATCGCACGTTCGTCGCGGCTCGACCCAGTCGGATCGCCGTGTTGCCGATCGGGTACGCCGACGGGTACAGCCGCCGTCTCTCCAACCGCGGAGCCGTACTGATTCAGGGCAAGCGCGCGCCGATCGTGGGAATGATCTGCATGGATATGACCATGGTGGATGTGACGGACATTCCGGCGGCGCGGATCGGCGACGAGGTGGTGCTCATCGGGCGGCAGGACCAGGAGACCATCGGAGCGGACGAGATCGCCCAATGGAGCGGCACTATTCCCTATGAAGTTCTCTGTGGGATCGGCCCTCGGGTGCCGAGAATATACGGATGA
- the argJ gene encoding bifunctional glutamate N-acetyltransferase/amino-acid acetyltransferase ArgJ, which produces MSTHTAHTARLRHGQGITAPKGFRAAGIHCGIKKPELLDLALVVSDRPGPIAGVFTNNRVVAAPVALDRHHLRKGVGRAILVNSGNANACTGSEGLSAARNTAAELAKRLGIPLHEVFIGSTGVIGRRLPVDRILRGLSELVRRLSPRGGLPAARAIMTTDLRPKSVAVRADINGAGVTIGGMAKGSGMIHPDMATMLGYFSTDAAIGRIALQRAVTAAVNQSFNCISVDGDTSTNDTVLCLANGLAGNRVIREGTPGYRRFTELLTEACSTLALAICRDGEGVTKVVKIEVVGARTIAQARQVARTIGTSNLVKTAFFGEDANWGRVMAAVGRAGVELIPSKIALSFDGIPMVRKGVGLGLAAERRIARVFRRKEFTVRVALGQGRRDAQLWTTDLSFDYVRINASYRS; this is translated from the coding sequence ATGTCCACACACACCGCACACACCGCCAGACTCAGGCACGGCCAGGGCATCACGGCGCCCAAGGGATTCCGGGCGGCCGGAATCCATTGCGGCATCAAGAAGCCGGAGCTTCTCGATTTGGCCCTCGTGGTTTCGGATCGACCGGGGCCGATCGCCGGCGTGTTCACGAACAACCGCGTGGTCGCCGCTCCAGTGGCGCTCGACCGTCACCATCTGCGAAAAGGTGTGGGGCGCGCGATCCTGGTCAATAGCGGCAACGCAAACGCCTGCACGGGATCGGAGGGTCTGTCCGCCGCCCGCAACACCGCCGCCGAACTGGCGAAGCGTTTAGGCATTCCGCTGCATGAGGTGTTCATCGGATCCACCGGAGTGATCGGGCGCCGATTGCCGGTGGACCGGATCCTCCGGGGCCTTTCCGAACTCGTACGGCGGTTGAGTCCGCGCGGCGGCTTGCCGGCAGCCAGGGCGATCATGACCACCGATCTCCGTCCTAAATCGGTAGCCGTTCGCGCCGACATCAACGGCGCGGGGGTCACGATCGGCGGGATGGCAAAGGGATCCGGCATGATCCACCCCGACATGGCCACCATGCTCGGCTATTTCTCGACGGACGCGGCCATCGGTCGAATCGCCCTGCAACGAGCCGTCACTGCGGCGGTCAATCAGTCGTTCAATTGCATCTCCGTAGACGGCGATACGAGCACCAACGATACGGTGCTCTGTCTGGCCAACGGCCTGGCCGGCAACCGTGTGATTCGGGAAGGCACGCCGGGATATCGCCGCTTTACCGAGCTGTTGACGGAAGCCTGCAGCACGTTGGCGCTGGCCATTTGCCGTGACGGAGAAGGTGTCACCAAGGTCGTCAAGATCGAAGTCGTGGGAGCCCGCACCATAGCGCAAGCCCGGCAGGTCGCCCGTACGATCGGCACGTCCAATCTCGTCAAGACCGCCTTCTTCGGAGAAGATGCCAACTGGGGGCGGGTGATGGCCGCCGTGGGACGGGCCGGAGTCGAGCTGATTCCTTCAAAGATCGCCCTGTCCTTCGACGGGATTCCCATGGTCAGGAAAGGGGTCGGACTCGGTCTGGCCGCTGAACGCCGCATTGCGCGCGTCTTTCGGCGCAAGGAGTTCACCGTCAGAGTGGCCTTGGGTCAAGGACGCCGTGATGCGCAGCTGTGGACGACGGACTTGTCCTTTGATTACGTCCGTATCAACGCCAGCTATCGGTCATGA
- the frr gene encoding ribosome recycling factor, protein MPNAAEIRQTVTGKMEGALEHLKRELAGLRTGRASIALLDNIRVDYYGTMTPLRQVANLSTPEARLITIQPWEPQLIKEVEKALAISGLGVTPSNDGKIIRVPLPPLTEERRKELTKICKKHGEDTKVHIRGFRRDANEELKKLQKDAKLTEDELRKSEADIQKLTDQYTHKIDDVIKKKEQEILEV, encoded by the coding sequence ATGCCGAACGCCGCCGAGATACGACAGACCGTCACGGGAAAGATGGAGGGGGCGCTGGAGCACCTGAAACGGGAGCTGGCGGGACTGCGCACGGGCCGCGCCTCCATCGCCCTGCTGGACAACATCCGGGTGGACTATTACGGTACCATGACGCCCCTCAGACAGGTCGCCAACCTGTCCACGCCCGAGGCGCGCTTGATCACGATCCAGCCATGGGAACCGCAGCTCATCAAGGAAGTCGAGAAGGCCCTCGCCATCTCGGGACTCGGCGTGACTCCCTCAAACGACGGAAAGATCATCCGTGTGCCGCTTCCCCCCTTGACGGAGGAGCGCCGGAAGGAACTCACCAAGATCTGCAAGAAACACGGCGAGGACACCAAGGTCCACATCCGGGGCTTTCGACGGGATGCGAACGAAGAGTTGAAGAAACTGCAGAAAGATGCCAAATTGACCGAAGACGAACTCCGAAAGTCCGAAGCCGACATTCAGAAGCTGACCGACCAATACACGCACAAGATCGACGATGTCATCAAGAAAAAAGAGCAGGAGATTCTGGAAGTATGA
- the rpsB gene encoding 30S ribosomal protein S2 — MGVIAIKELLEAGVHFGHQTNRWNPKMKKFLFGERNGIYIIDLQQTVTRMEEAYAFVRDTVASGQSILFVGTKRQAAEILQEEAVRANMFYVNQRWLGGMLTNFQTIRRSIDKMKKIEGMLVDPAQHGLTKKEISQKQKELVKLQKFLTGIKNMRGLPGAVFILDTRVERIAVQEATRLDIPVIAIVDSNCDPDHITYPIPGNDDAIRSIKLITSKIAEACIEGNHLRTQREEAEFQSSPAGDDKVGTATLAAAPAS; from the coding sequence ATGGGAGTGATCGCGATCAAGGAGTTGTTGGAAGCCGGCGTCCACTTCGGTCACCAGACCAACCGGTGGAACCCGAAAATGAAGAAATTTCTCTTCGGCGAACGAAACGGCATCTACATCATCGATCTGCAGCAGACCGTCACGCGCATGGAAGAGGCCTATGCCTTCGTCCGTGACACCGTCGCGTCGGGTCAATCCATCCTGTTCGTCGGCACGAAGCGCCAGGCCGCGGAAATTCTCCAAGAGGAAGCCGTGCGCGCCAACATGTTTTACGTGAACCAGCGCTGGCTTGGCGGCATGCTCACGAATTTCCAGACCATTCGCCGCAGCATCGACAAGATGAAAAAGATCGAGGGCATGCTGGTCGACCCGGCCCAGCACGGCCTGACGAAAAAGGAAATCTCGCAGAAACAGAAGGAACTCGTCAAGTTGCAAAAGTTCCTCACCGGCATCAAGAACATGCGTGGTCTCCCCGGCGCCGTGTTCATTCTCGATACCAGGGTCGAGCGGATCGCCGTGCAGGAAGCCACGCGTTTGGATATCCCGGTCATTGCGATTGTGGACAGCAACTGCGACCCCGACCATATCACTTACCCGATTCCGGGCAACGATGACGCCATCCGTTCCATCAAGCTGATTACATCGAAGATCGCCGAAGCCTGCATCGAGGGCAATCATCTTCGGACTCAGCGCGAGGAAGCGGAGTTCCAGTCGAGCCCGGCTGGAGACGACAAGGTCGGTACCGCCACGTTGGCCGCGGCTCCGGCATCCTGA
- the pyrH gene encoding UMP kinase, which yields MTSANYRRILLKVSGEMLAGEQGYGIQPSVLEGLAAEIASVVALDIEVAVVIGGGNIFRGIAASASGMERASADYMGMLATVLNALALQNALERAGVMTRVQSAIEMRQLAEGYIRRRAIRHLEKKRVVIFAGGTGNPYFSTDTAAALRAMEIGAQVIMKGTKVDGIYDADPVKNPNAKKYQEISFLAILNQNLKVMDATAISLCMDNNLPLIVFSLKQQGNFKRVATGEPLGTLVTGERH from the coding sequence ATGACCTCTGCCAACTATCGGCGCATCCTCCTGAAAGTCAGCGGAGAGATGCTGGCCGGTGAGCAGGGCTACGGTATCCAGCCTTCCGTTCTCGAAGGGCTCGCCGCCGAGATCGCGTCCGTCGTCGCCCTCGACATCGAAGTGGCGGTCGTCATCGGCGGAGGGAACATCTTCCGCGGCATCGCCGCCAGCGCCAGCGGCATGGAGCGCGCATCGGCCGATTACATGGGCATGCTGGCCACCGTCCTCAACGCCCTGGCCCTGCAGAACGCGCTGGAACGCGCCGGCGTCATGACTCGAGTCCAATCCGCCATCGAGATGCGCCAGCTCGCGGAGGGATACATCCGGCGTCGCGCAATCCGCCATCTTGAAAAGAAGCGGGTCGTGATCTTCGCGGGAGGAACCGGCAACCCTTATTTCTCGACCGACACGGCCGCCGCCCTGCGCGCGATGGAAATCGGAGCCCAGGTCATCATGAAGGGCACGAAAGTCGACGGGATCTATGACGCAGATCCGGTCAAGAATCCCAACGCCAAAAAGTATCAGGAAATTTCCTTTCTCGCCATCCTCAACCAAAATCTCAAGGTCATGGACGCCACCGCAATCAGCCTGTGCATGGACAACAACCTGCCGCTGATCGTTTTCAGTCTCAAACAGCAGGGGAATTTCAAACGCGTGGCCACGGGCGAGCCTCTCGGCACGCTCGTCACCGGCGAGCGCCACTAA
- a CDS encoding response regulator, producing MTPHLLSQDHTILERGTMQFVPFGVDARGEPVRDVSGIVIRDNVDYLEEWMTRTKGTEAARRAIEELCRLLNRRLRDSSHHVTLEQLRNVWNSYSYEFTSYLREFCRELSEDPAFYRNVGREKHISPLIQALGRPFSLAQVHRMYPYYAKKFARGLDYSVVAVTESSAVLRLSLTQRVYEQFGSYRKACAAQICESVKGRLAMVPAKLHGLPPSTVTDRACIVRGDAHCEWEVRWQSQSNRHVAWHVWGALVGALAAAAMRSLFSGVSIGELALAALVPIIVSGTLINRRLHQESRLRETLIKEQMADVESRHEQLRDAYLEQEQTRVELRRKISHLMVLHRAGLLFSSMLDREVLLQQVLETLTSDLHFDRAMISFYDPDQQVAKDARLVGVSPEVTARARASVIPVSDPESPEGTVLLRGTPLLIGDIRTVWGRLHPSTKQLAMLIGTKAFIVVPLKAKDRILGCLMVDRMQEHCLTLEDLELLVTFAHQVAGAMDNAAAYRQIEELNVGLEAKVRERTAELEQADRLRSQFLSHVSHELKTPLTSIKGFLQNMLDGLTGTVNEKQQRYLFRVLENSERLIRMIDDLLDQTRIQTGRLELVPAQVDLAHAVSDAVEQLRPLAQGKRHKLEAVYPSVPLIVWADRDRLFQIVTNLVQNAVKFTPECGCVTVEVTMAHPCAAKISVQDSGPGIPPEFIDKVFDPFFKLKARTETKGLGLGLSIVRTLVELHGGAIEARSGEDEGAEFSVTLPLWSPPNIHVKGGINRMAPVLVVDDDSDIRQYLEDRLRAKGYDVRSESDGLRALEAICRETFSGMILDIGLPSIGGMELLRRIRRKDQQVPIVMVTASGARDTAVQAIGSGAQAYLLKPFHADELEQVVNTWFGAAEPASREAAE from the coding sequence ATGACACCTCATTTGCTGTCGCAGGACCATACGATTCTGGAACGGGGAACGATGCAGTTCGTCCCGTTCGGTGTCGATGCGCGCGGCGAACCGGTCCGAGACGTCAGTGGCATCGTCATCCGCGACAACGTGGACTATCTGGAGGAGTGGATGACTCGGACCAAAGGGACCGAGGCGGCTCGACGAGCCATCGAGGAGCTGTGCCGGCTGCTCAACCGACGCTTGCGCGATTCCTCGCACCACGTGACGCTCGAGCAGTTGCGCAATGTCTGGAACAGCTACTCGTACGAATTCACGTCGTATCTGCGCGAGTTTTGTCGGGAACTGTCCGAGGATCCCGCGTTCTACCGGAACGTCGGACGGGAGAAGCACATTTCCCCGCTGATTCAGGCATTGGGGCGACCCTTCAGCCTGGCGCAAGTCCACCGTATGTATCCCTATTACGCGAAGAAATTCGCCCGGGGTCTGGACTATTCGGTCGTCGCCGTCACGGAATCATCGGCGGTGCTGCGCTTGAGTCTGACTCAGCGGGTCTATGAGCAATTCGGATCCTACCGAAAAGCTTGCGCAGCGCAGATCTGCGAGTCCGTCAAAGGGCGGCTGGCCATGGTTCCGGCGAAGCTGCATGGGCTGCCGCCGTCCACCGTGACGGATCGGGCATGCATTGTCAGGGGCGACGCGCACTGCGAGTGGGAGGTTCGATGGCAGTCGCAGTCGAACCGCCATGTCGCATGGCATGTGTGGGGCGCGCTCGTCGGGGCGCTGGCGGCGGCGGCGATGCGATCCTTGTTTTCCGGGGTAAGCATCGGAGAACTCGCCCTGGCGGCGCTCGTGCCGATAATCGTGTCCGGAACGCTGATCAATCGACGGTTGCATCAGGAGAGCCGACTGCGGGAAACGTTGATTAAAGAACAGATGGCCGACGTGGAATCGCGCCATGAACAGCTTCGGGACGCCTATCTTGAGCAGGAGCAGACGCGCGTGGAGTTGCGGAGAAAGATCAGCCATCTGATGGTCCTGCATCGAGCCGGGCTGCTCTTCAGTTCCATGCTCGACCGTGAGGTGTTGCTGCAACAGGTCTTGGAGACCCTGACCAGTGACTTGCATTTCGACAGAGCCATGATCTCGTTTTATGACCCGGACCAACAGGTGGCCAAGGACGCGAGACTCGTCGGCGTGTCTCCCGAGGTCACGGCTCGAGCCCGTGCCAGCGTCATTCCCGTGTCGGACCCCGAGAGTCCGGAGGGCACGGTGTTGTTGCGCGGCACCCCGCTGCTGATTGGCGATATCCGGACGGTGTGGGGACGCCTGCATCCATCGACCAAGCAACTGGCGATGCTGATCGGGACCAAGGCGTTCATCGTCGTGCCGCTGAAGGCCAAAGATCGCATCCTCGGTTGCCTGATGGTCGATCGAATGCAGGAGCATTGTCTGACTCTTGAGGATCTTGAGCTGTTGGTCACCTTCGCCCACCAGGTCGCCGGGGCGATGGACAACGCGGCTGCGTACCGCCAAATCGAAGAGCTCAACGTGGGATTGGAAGCCAAGGTCCGCGAGCGCACGGCCGAACTGGAACAGGCGGACCGTCTGCGTTCGCAGTTTCTGTCCCATGTGTCGCACGAACTGAAAACGCCGCTGACATCAATCAAGGGCTTTCTGCAGAACATGTTGGATGGACTGACCGGGACGGTGAACGAGAAACAGCAGCGATATCTGTTCCGTGTGCTGGAAAACTCCGAGCGCCTCATCCGCATGATCGACGATCTTCTCGACCAAACGCGGATTCAAACCGGCCGGCTGGAGTTGGTTCCGGCCCAGGTCGATCTGGCCCACGCGGTGTCCGATGCAGTGGAGCAGCTCAGGCCTCTGGCTCAAGGCAAGCGGCACAAGCTGGAGGCGGTGTATCCCTCCGTTCCGTTGATTGTCTGGGCTGATCGGGATCGGCTGTTCCAGATCGTCACCAACCTGGTCCAGAATGCGGTGAAGTTCACGCCGGAATGCGGATGCGTCACCGTGGAGGTGACGATGGCGCATCCGTGCGCCGCCAAGATTTCCGTCCAGGATTCCGGTCCCGGTATTCCCCCTGAATTCATCGACAAGGTCTTCGATCCATTCTTCAAGCTGAAGGCGCGGACCGAGACCAAGGGATTGGGACTGGGGCTCTCCATCGTGCGCACCCTCGTCGAATTGCATGGAGGCGCCATCGAGGCGCGGAGCGGCGAGGACGAAGGGGCGGAGTTTTCGGTCACTCTTCCACTGTGGTCTCCACCGAACATCCATGTGAAAGGGGGGATCAATCGGATGGCGCCGGTTCTGGTGGTCGATGACGACTCGGACATTCGGCAATATTTGGAAGATCGCCTGAGGGCCAAGGGCTATGACGTCCGATCGGAAAGCGACGGTCTCCGGGCTCTGGAAGCGATCTGTCGGGAAACGTTCTCGGGCATGATCCTGGACATCGGCCTGCCGTCGATCGGCGGCATGGAATTGCTGAGACGGATCCGCCGGAAGGATCAACAGGTCCCGATCGTGATGGTGACGGCGTCTGGGGCCAGGGACACGGCTGTGCAGGCCATTGGGAGTGGCGCCCAAGCCTATCTGCTGAAGCCGTTTCATGCGGACGAATTGGAGCAGGTAGTGAACACCTGGTTCGGGGCCGCGGAACCTGCGAGCCGAGAGGCTGCTGAATGA
- a CDS encoding MTH1187 family thiamine-binding protein gives MVLLEFSMSPIGKGESVGKYVARSLDIVDQSGVEYRLNPMGTVLEGEWDEVMAVVKKCYERMKKDCNRISCSVKIDYRKDHSGRLSGKVKSVERRLKRHVRT, from the coding sequence ATGGTGTTGTTGGAGTTCAGCATGTCCCCCATCGGCAAGGGCGAGAGCGTGGGAAAGTACGTCGCCCGTTCGCTGGACATCGTCGATCAGAGCGGTGTGGAGTATCGCCTGAATCCGATGGGAACCGTCCTGGAAGGGGAGTGGGACGAGGTGATGGCGGTGGTGAAGAAGTGCTATGAACGCATGAAGAAGGACTGTAACCGGATTTCCTGTTCGGTCAAGATCGACTACCGAAAAGACCATTCCGGCCGGTTGTCCGGAAAAGTCAAGAGCGTGGAACGTCGGCTGAAGCGCCACGTGCGGACCTGA